From Streptomyces sp. NBC_01551:
GTTGTCCGTGGTCAGCGCGTCCATGGACTTGCTCTCCAGGCCGGTGAGGCACTCGGAGTAGCCCGCGGACTCCTTCAGGTCGGCGTCGGGCGCCAGCTTGGTCTTGACGTTCTGCGCGGAGGTGGAACCGGCGACCGAGCAGAGCTTCTTCTTGTTGAGGTCCTCGGCCTTGGTGATGCTGTTGTCGTCGGCGCGGACCAGCAGGTCCTGGTGCGCGAGGAAGTACGGGCCGGCGAAGTCGACCTTCTCCTTGCGCTTGTCGTTGATCGAGTAGCTCGCGACGACGAACTTCACGTCGCCGTTGGAGATGAGGTTCTCGCGCTCGGCGCTGATGGCCTGCTTGAACTCGATCTGGTTGGGCTCGTAACCGAGCTCCTTGGCCACGTACGTCGCGACGTCGACGTCGAAACCGGTGAACTTGCCGTCCGGGGTCTTCAGGCCCAGACCGGGCTGGTCGAACTTGATGCCGATGACGACCTTGTTCCCCTTGGCGCCACCGGACGCGCCGCCGTCACTGGCCTTGTCGCTGCTGCCGCCGCACGCGGTGGCCGTCAGTGCGAGGACGACGGACACGGCCGCGGCCGCACCGGCCTTGAAGAGCTTCATGATGAACTTCCCTCGGATGAGACGTAGTTGAAGGATGAGGCGAGTGCGACGGGTGCACCGCCGACCGCATCGCTGCGGCAGTGATCCGCCAACGGATTCACTACCAGACGAAACCGTCAGTGGTGCAGGATCTTCGACAGGAAGTCCTTGGCGCGGTCACTGCGCGGGTTGCTGAAGAACTGCTCGGGCGCGGCCTCTTCGACGATCTTTCCGTCGGCCATGAAGACGACCCGGTTGGCCGCAGAGCGGGCGAAGCCCATCTCGTGCGTGACGACCACCATCGTCATGCCCTCGGCGGCGAGCTGCTGCATGACCTCCAGCACCTCGTTGATCATCTCCGGGTCGAGGGCCGAAGTCGGCTCGTCGAAGAGCATCACCTTCGGCTCCATGGCCAGCGCGCGGGCGATCGCCACGCGCTGCTGCTGGCCGCCGGAGAGCTGCGCCGGGTACTTGTCGGCCTGCGAGCCGACGCCCACCCGGTCCAGCAGCGCCTGCGCCTTCGCGTGGGCGGTCGACTGCTCCGTCCCGCGGACCTTCAGCTGGCCCAGCATGACGTTCTGCAGCACCGTCTTGTGCGCGAACAGGTTGAACGACTGGAAGACCATGCCGACATCGGCGCGCAGCCGGGCCAGTTCCTTGCCCTCGGCGGGCAGTTCCTTGCCGTCGAGCGTGATGGTGCCCGAGTCGATGGTCTCCAGTCGGTTGATGGTCCGGCACAGTGTGGACTTGCCCGATCCCGAGGGACCGATCACCACGACGACCTCACCGCGGGCAATGCTCAGATCGATGTCCTGAAGCACGTGCAGCGCGCCGAAGTGCTTGTTGACGTTGCTCAGTACGACCAGGTCGTCCGCGGCGCCGGCCGCGTCCTGCACGTCCTTGGTCACTGATACTCCGCTCATCGGCTCTTGCTCCGTCCTCCTCGGTTGGGAGGACAGTAGTGAGAGGTCGCGCACAGCGTCATCACATCTGAGGGAGAATTGAGCATAACGATACGGCCTCGCCCGGATACGCTCCGTGGGCACGCCCGGCCGTGGAGCCGCGCGGGGAGTACCGGGTGCGTAACGGAAGGCGCGCCGGACCGGAACCCCCTTGACGTGGGACTCTCCATCGGTATGGATGCAGGGTGGCCTGTGAACGGAACGTGAACGGGCCGCAGCGACACACTCGCGGATCCCGACGACCTCGAAGATCCTCAGACCTCGAAGAAGACCACGGAAGGGGGACGCAGTGAGACTGCTGCTCGTCGAGGACGACGACCACGTCGCCGCCGCCCTGTCCGCGATCCTGGCCCGGCACGGCTTCCGGGTGACGCACGCCCGCAACGGCGAGGAGGCCCTCCAGGCCCTGCTCCCCGCCGACGCCCCGCCCTTCGGTGTCGTCCTGCTCGACCTCGGCCTGCCCGACCAGGACGGCTACGAGGTCTGCGGCAAGATCCGCAAGCGCACCAGCACACCCGTGATCATGGTGACCGCGCGCGCCGACGTGCGCTCCCGGATCCACGGCCTCAACATGGGCGCCGACGACTACGTGGTCAAGCCCTACGACACCGGCGAGCTCCTCGCCCGGATCCACGCCGTCGCCCGGCGCACCGGAGCCTCCGAGGACGCCGCCGCCGGGACGGCCGGGGCCGGCGAACCCGGCGTGGTCCGGCTCGGGCCCGTCAGCATCGAGCTGCCCACCCGCCGCGTCAGCGTGGACGGCGCCGACGTACCCCTCACCCGCAAGGAATTCGACCTGCTGGCCCTGCTCGCGCAGCGCCCCGGCGTCGTCTTCCGCCGCGAGCAGATCATCAGCGAGGTGTGGCGCACCAGCTGGGAGGGCACCGGGCGGACCCTGGAGGTCCACGTCGCCTCGCTGCGCTCCAAGCTGCGCATGCCCGCGCTCATCGAGACCGTCCGAGGGGTGGGCTACCGGCTCGTCACCCCGGCCGCCTCCTAGCGGCCCCTGCCGTGCGCGCCAGGCTGCTCCCGCTGCTCGTCATCCTCATGGCGGGCGTCCTGGTCGCGCTCGGATTCCCGCTCGCCGTCGCCCTCGCCGCCGGACAGCAGCAGCGCGTCGTCGTCGACCGGATCGACGACAGCGCCCGCTTCGCCGCACTCGCCCAGTTCGTCATCGACGCGGAGGGCTCCGGCGCCTCCGGCGCCGACGAACGCCGCAAGACCCTCCAGCAGGAACTCGCCCGCTACCAGGAGCTGTACGGCATCCGGGTGGGCGTCTTCTACCGCGACGACAACGCCATGGCCCGGTCGCCCGGCTGGTGGCAGCTGCCCTCCTCCAAAGACGGGCGGCGGGCCTTCGAGGAGGCCCTCGCCGGACGCCGCAGCCACGACCCCGGCCAGGTGTGGCCCTGGCAGACGCACGGCAAACTCCTCGTCGTCTCCCCGGTCGTCCTCGACGGGGACGTCGTCGCCGTCGTCGCCACCGAATCACCCACCGACCAGATGCGCGCCCGCATCCTGAACGGCTGGCTGCTCATCGTCGCCGGTCTCGGCGCCGCCATGCTCCTCGCCTTCGGCGCCGCCCTGCGGCTGACCACCTGGGTGCTCAAGCCCGTACAGACCCTGGACGCCGCCGCCCACGGCATCGCCACCGGGCGGATGAACTCCCGCGTCGCCGCGGCCGGCGGGCCTCCGGAACTCAGGCGCCTGGCCCGCTCGTTCAACGAGATGGCCGACAACGTCGAAGAGGTACTGGAACAGCAGCGGGCGTTCGTCGCCGACGCCTCCCACCAGCTGCGCAACCCGCTCGCCGCCCTGCTGCTGCGCATCGAGCTGCTCGCCCTCGAACTCCCCGAGGGCAACGAGGAGATCGCCTCCGTACGCACCGAGGGCAAACGCCTCGCCCAGGTCCTCGACGACCTGCTCGACCTCGCGCTCGCCGAGCACGCCTCCGCCGAGATCAGCCTGACCGACATCGGCGCCCTGACCGCCGAGCGGGTCGCCGCCTGGCGGCCCTTCGCCGAGGAGAAGGGCGTACGGCTCACCGAGACGGGCCGGGCCGCCGTCACCGGCTGGGCCGACCCCATCGCCCTGTCCAGCGCGCTCGACGCCGTCATCGACAACGCCCTCAAGTTCACCCCTGAGGGTGAGGAGGTCGAGGTGTCGGTCGCCGGCGAAGGACGCTCGGTGCTCGTCGTGGTCGCCGACCGGGGCCCCGGGCTGACCGAGGAGGAGCTGCTGCGCGTCGGCGACCGCTTCTGGCGCAGCGGCCGCCACCAGAACATCAAGGGCTCCGGGCTCGGCCTGTCCATCTCCCGCGCGCTGCTCGCCGCCGGCGGCGGATCCCTCTCCTACGAGAAGAACCCGCCGCACGGGCTGCGGGTGACGGTGTCGGTGCCGCGCACCGACCCGCACCCCACCTGAGCGACCGAGCGCCCGCCCGCCCCGCTGTCAGGTCCAGGCGAGGGTGGTGGCGGACGGGGCGGAGAGGGCGTACAGCTCGTCCACCGCGCGGACCTCGAAGGCGGCCGCCGTTTCCCCGGACGCGCGGTCGACGGCGGGGAGGTGGAGCGCGGCGGCGCAGGTGCCGCCGAGGAAGCGGCGGGTGCCGTCGGGGAGGACGCGGGACACCTCGTAGTGGCGGACCGGCCCGGGGGAGCGGTGCCAGGCCAGCCGGAGCGAGGCCCTGCCGTTCTCCTGGGCCGAGGCGGTCACCGTCAGGGCACCTGGCGGGGCCGGTTGCCGCCGGGCGGGCGCGTCGTGCAGCGACAGGGCTCCGAGCCGCCATGACACCGGTGTGTTCCCGGCCGGGGTGATCCGTACGGCCAGGGCGTGGGCGGTGGTGCCGGGTGGGGAGGAGATCCGGAACCGGGAGGTCTGCCAGCCGTTCGTGGTGCCGGACGCCTCCGGTTTCCGCCAGGCGTACGGGACGGGGGCGCCCGGTGCGGACGGCTCGCGGGTGGCCACGCCGATCTCCACGGTCACCGCGCCCGACTCCGTCGCGTGGACCAGCTCCAGCACCGTGGCGCCGGTCAGCGGGACGCGGGTGCGGTGCAGCCCGACGACGGCAGGCGCGGTGAGCCGGCCCGCCACCAGCAGGCTGGAGCCGCCGCGCCAGGCCCGCGCGAAGTCGAGGGTGACGGAGGGGCGTTCCCCGGCCGTGTCCACCACCCAGCGCCGCCCCGGCAGGCGGTCCTGGAGCCCGAGGTGGTTCCACGGGGCGTCGGAGGTGATCTCGCCGCCCTCGTACCAGCGCTCCCCGTGCCCGGTGTTGAAGGCGCAGGCGAACGGGAGCGCGGTGACCGTCGAGCGGTCGGCGACGGCGGTGGCGGGTGCCCGCCAGGCCGCCCCGGGCGCGGGCCGGGCCGGGTCCAGGGACTCGCCCGTCCAGAACCGGTCGTCGGCGCGGTGGAAGGCGCCCGGGGAGCGGTCGGTGAGGTGGTTGCGGGTCCACTCGGGACGGTAGAAGCCGAAGCTGACCACGTGCCGGCGATCGCGCGGGACGAAGGCGTCCCAACGGACACTGGAGTCCCAGCCGTTGGACTCCGTGTCCACGGCCGCCCACAGCTCGTACCGGCTCCGGCCGAGGCGGTCGGCGAGCGCGCCCGAGGCGGCCAGCGACCGGGGCGTCCAGCGGAAGTCCACGAACACGCTGTCCGCGACCCGGCCCGCCCGGTCCTCGAAGAACTCCTGGTTCAGGGCGTTGAGCGCGCCCTGCCAACCGACGCGCCCGGTGCTGTTCATGGCGTCGTACCAGGTGATGCGCAGGCCGTGCGGGGCGCCGGCCGCCCGCAGGGCGCGCAGGAACTCCCGCATCCGGGTGGCGAGGGCGCTGTCCCCGCCGTCGGTCTCGGCGTTGACGAACCAGCCGTCGAACCCGTACGTCCGCGCCACCTGTACGAGCTTCTCGGCGACGGGGAACCGGCCGAGCGCGTCCCGCTGGACCAGGTCCCGCGTCCAGCGGAGGTCGCCCCCGTACGCGACGGGCGGCAGGAAGACGTTGCCGAGCACCGGGACCCCGTTGCGGTGCGCGGCGTCGACCACGGGCGCGTTCGGGGCGAGCACGATGCCCTCGCCGGAGGAGCCGCCCCAGAACACCAGCTCGTCGAGGTACGCCCAGTGCGTGAGCGCGTAGTAGTCGGCGGTCGGGGAACCCTGGGAGGGGTTGCGCGAGGTCGGCCCGAAGGAGACGAGCGAGGCGATGCGAGCCTGCCCGGCGCGGGCGCCGGGGTGCGCGGGCACGGGCGTGAAGCGCGGCGCGAGCGGGACGGTCGCGGTGTTGTGGGCGAGGTCCGGGTCCGACTCCGGACTCCAGCGCAGCAGCGAGCGCCACACGATGCCGGGGCCGGGGGTCCCGCTCGGGAGCGAGTCGGGGAACCAGTAGGAGGCGTACGGGGCCAGGTCGGGCAGGGCGGCCGGAGCCACCGGGGTGACCTCGGGCGGGGCCGGGGCCGGGGCTGCTGTGGCGGGGGCTGCGGTGGCAGGGGCCGCGGAGGCGGTGGCCGCGCCCGTCGCGCCGAGGAGTGCGGCGGCCCCCGCCCCGGCCGCGGCGGCGAGCACCCCGCGCCGGGTCTGCGGTGCGGGGGGTGCCGGGGGCACCAGGCCGGCCGGGCTCGTCGGTCTCGTCGGGCTCGGGCTCGGGCTCGGCGGGTTCGGCGGGTTCGTTCTGCTCGGCGTACTGCGGGGCGGGCGTATCGAGCGGGCGGTGCGAGGTTCGGCGCCGTTGCCGGTCTCGGACATGCGGGCTCCTCGATGAGGGGTGCGGGTCGGGGTGCGGGTGGGGGTTCGCGATCGGGGTGCGGGTCGGGTGCGGGGTGCGGGGTGCGGGTCCGGGTCGGGGCGAGGGGTGGAAGGGACCGGTCAGGTGACGTCGGGCACGCGCAGCACCTCGGTGATGCCCCGCGCGGACAGGTGGGCGCGGTCCTCGGCCAGCTCGGCCAGCACCACCGCCGGGCGGACCCCCTCGGCGGTCAGCGCCGCCCAGGCCTCGAAGAACGCCCCGCCCGGCGCGCACACCGAGCGCCGCGGCGCCGTCTGCGCCCCGCCGACGTCGACGGCGAGCGCGGTGGTCCGTACGGCGGGGCGGTGCTCCCGGCCCCGCCACTCCCCGGCGACGCGGGCGACGGCCGCCCCGGCGGGCTTGA
This genomic window contains:
- a CDS encoding endo-beta-N-acetylglucosaminidase — its product is MSETGNGAEPRTARSIRPPRSTPSRTNPPNPPSPSPSPTRPTSPAGLVPPAPPAPQTRRGVLAAAAGAGAAALLGATGAATASAAPATAAPATAAPAPAPPEVTPVAPAALPDLAPYASYWFPDSLPSGTPGPGIVWRSLLRWSPESDPDLAHNTATVPLAPRFTPVPAHPGARAGQARIASLVSFGPTSRNPSQGSPTADYYALTHWAYLDELVFWGGSSGEGIVLAPNAPVVDAAHRNGVPVLGNVFLPPVAYGGDLRWTRDLVQRDALGRFPVAEKLVQVARTYGFDGWFVNAETDGGDSALATRMREFLRALRAAGAPHGLRITWYDAMNSTGRVGWQGALNALNQEFFEDRAGRVADSVFVDFRWTPRSLAASGALADRLGRSRYELWAAVDTESNGWDSSVRWDAFVPRDRRHVVSFGFYRPEWTRNHLTDRSPGAFHRADDRFWTGESLDPARPAPGAAWRAPATAVADRSTVTALPFACAFNTGHGERWYEGGEITSDAPWNHLGLQDRLPGRRWVVDTAGERPSVTLDFARAWRGGSSLLVAGRLTAPAVVGLHRTRVPLTGATVLELVHATESGAVTVEIGVATREPSAPGAPVPYAWRKPEASGTTNGWQTSRFRISSPPGTTAHALAVRITPAGNTPVSWRLGALSLHDAPARRQPAPPGALTVTASAQENGRASLRLAWHRSPGPVRHYEVSRVLPDGTRRFLGGTCAAALHLPAVDRASGETAAAFEVRAVDELYALSAPSATTLAWT
- a CDS encoding amino acid ABC transporter ATP-binding protein, coding for MSGVSVTKDVQDAAGAADDLVVLSNVNKHFGALHVLQDIDLSIARGEVVVVIGPSGSGKSTLCRTINRLETIDSGTITLDGKELPAEGKELARLRADVGMVFQSFNLFAHKTVLQNVMLGQLKVRGTEQSTAHAKAQALLDRVGVGSQADKYPAQLSGGQQQRVAIARALAMEPKVMLFDEPTSALDPEMINEVLEVMQQLAAEGMTMVVVTHEMGFARSAANRVVFMADGKIVEEAAPEQFFSNPRSDRAKDFLSKILHH
- a CDS encoding HAMP domain-containing sensor histidine kinase, whose amino-acid sequence is MRARLLPLLVILMAGVLVALGFPLAVALAAGQQQRVVVDRIDDSARFAALAQFVIDAEGSGASGADERRKTLQQELARYQELYGIRVGVFYRDDNAMARSPGWWQLPSSKDGRRAFEEALAGRRSHDPGQVWPWQTHGKLLVVSPVVLDGDVVAVVATESPTDQMRARILNGWLLIVAGLGAAMLLAFGAALRLTTWVLKPVQTLDAAAHGIATGRMNSRVAAAGGPPELRRLARSFNEMADNVEEVLEQQRAFVADASHQLRNPLAALLLRIELLALELPEGNEEIASVRTEGKRLAQVLDDLLDLALAEHASAEISLTDIGALTAERVAAWRPFAEEKGVRLTETGRAAVTGWADPIALSSALDAVIDNALKFTPEGEEVEVSVAGEGRSVLVVVADRGPGLTEEELLRVGDRFWRSGRHQNIKGSGLGLSISRALLAAGGGSLSYEKNPPHGLRVTVSVPRTDPHPT
- a CDS encoding glutamate ABC transporter substrate-binding protein, whose protein sequence is MKLFKAGAAAAVSVVLALTATACGGSSDKASDGGASGGAKGNKVVIGIKFDQPGLGLKTPDGKFTGFDVDVATYVAKELGYEPNQIEFKQAISAERENLISNGDVKFVVASYSINDKRKEKVDFAGPYFLAHQDLLVRADDNSITKAEDLNKKKLCSVAGSTSAQNVKTKLAPDADLKESAGYSECLTGLESKSMDALTTDNSILAGYAAQDKNKGKFKLVGLSLSNENYGIGLKKGDKELQTKINAALKKMVADGAWEAAVKKNFGPANYKNEPAPQITEGS
- a CDS encoding response regulator transcription factor, encoding MRLLLVEDDDHVAAALSAILARHGFRVTHARNGEEALQALLPADAPPFGVVLLDLGLPDQDGYEVCGKIRKRTSTPVIMVTARADVRSRIHGLNMGADDYVVKPYDTGELLARIHAVARRTGASEDAAAGTAGAGEPGVVRLGPVSIELPTRRVSVDGADVPLTRKEFDLLALLAQRPGVVFRREQIISEVWRTSWEGTGRTLEVHVASLRSKLRMPALIETVRGVGYRLVTPAAS